In Elaeis guineensis isolate ETL-2024a chromosome 1, EG11, whole genome shotgun sequence, a genomic segment contains:
- the LOC105039450 gene encoding LOW QUALITY PROTEIN: protein N-terminal asparagine amidohydrolase (The sequence of the model RefSeq protein was modified relative to this genomic sequence to represent the inferred CDS: inserted 1 base in 1 codon) — protein sequence MIFVDGHPFSASGSQSRGRKLLASLLDHPALISASNRLKATPERKVSVSDQSPPVKHVYVFQREYATVDPALVELVGTDEATTCASLVIRNRNNGMTSISHMDFPGVVDKGLIQMLSLVVDREAILDVHLVGAFNDASNEDDNDIPGSEGRQKQDGYSMCLCSKIIDALHDSQENFHLQTLCVLEHNTKSDSNGNACPIISGILVNTLSGSIMPASFDRSSRCPDEIVRRIRVTVSSEDSSWEGXLLKTYDTFSDKFHIAPCSWLSHWGQIAFSLQQLSDSEILFRCSTSPSAEGPDFVENERSVWSYLIRYPDWRQTFVGRKPRVFKRTDDGGWQRCE from the exons ATGATCTTTGTCGACGGCCACCCCTTCTCCGCCTCCGGGTCCCAATCTCGG GGGAGAAAACTGTTGGCCTCCTTGTTGGATCACCCGGCTCTGATCTCCGCTTCGAATCGCCTCAAAGCGACGCCGGAGAGGAAGGTCTCCGTCTCCGATCAGTCGCCTCCCGTCAAGCACGTCTACGTGTTCCAGAGGGAGTACGCGACCGTCGATCCCGCCCTCGTCGAG TTGGTCGGCACGGATGAGGCCACTACATGCGCGAGCCTTGTGATTCGCAACCGGAATAATGGAAT GACCTCCATTAGCCATATGGATTTTCCAGGAGTTGTCGATAAGGGCCTCATCCAAATGTTATCATTAGTTGTTGATCGTGAAGCTATCTTGGat GTTCACCTGGTTGGTGCCTTCAATGACGCATCAAATGAA GATGACAATGATATTCCTGGATCAGAAGGACGTCAGAAACAGGACGGTTACTCAATGTGTTTATGTTCCAAAATAATTGATGCTTTGCATGATAGTCAAGAAAACTTTCATCTCCAGACTTTGTGTGTTCTTGAGCATAACACCAAAAGTGATTCAAATGGAAATGCTTGCCCAATTATCAGTGGCATTTTG GTAAACACTTTGTCTGGGTCAATCATGCCTGCCAGCTTCGATAGAAGTTCAAGATGCCCAGACGAAATTGTCAGGAGGATTCGAGTGACTGTATCTTCCGAAGATTCTAGTTGGGAAG AGTTGCTAAAGACATATGATACCTTTAGTGATAAATTTCACATTGCCCCTTGCTCTTG GCTGTCGCACTGGGGCCAAATTGCTTTTTCGCTGCAGCAACTTTCTGATTCTGAGATCCTCTTTAGATGCTCTACCTCACCTTCTGCAGAGGGTCCTGATTTTGTTGAGAATGAAAGAAG TGTATGGAGCTACTTGATCCGGTATCCAGATTGGAGACAAACATTTGTAGGAAGGAAACCACGGGTATTTAAGAGGACCGATGATGGAGGATGGCAAAGGTGTGAGTAA
- the LOC105039451 gene encoding zinc finger CCCH domain-containing protein 31 encodes METARKRGRLDATNGGAAGPKRLKEMESFQHGLGSKSKPCTKFFSTAGCPFGEGCHFLHYVPGGIQAVAQMTNLGNPAVPPSVRNPMVPPAFSDGPPGPAVKTRLCNKYNTAEGCKFGEKCHFAHGERELGKPIIPSQDGPIAPPTGGRLAGRLEPPPPAGLPAAASFGASATAKISVDASLAGAIIGKGGVNTKQICRITGVRLAIRDHESDPNLRNIELEGTFDQIKNASAMVRELIVNISSMTSLPVKNPAVVAPAGSGNNFKTKLCENFAKGACTFGDRCHFAHGASELRKAAA; translated from the exons ATGGAAACAGCTCGCAAGAGGGGGAGGCTGGATGCCACAAATGGAGGTGCCGCTGGACCAAAGCGGCTAAAGG AAATGGAGTCGTTCCAACATGGTCTAGGAAGCAAATCGAAGCCTTGCACCAAGTTTTTCAG CACTGCTGGTTGCCCTTTTGGTGAGGGTTGTCATTTCCTGCACTATGTTCCTGGTGGCATCCAGGCGGTGGCACAGATGACCAATCTAGGCAACCCTGCTGTCCCTCCTTCAGTGAGAAACCCGATGGTGCCTCCTGCCTTTTCTGATGGCCCTCCTGGACCTGCTGTCAAGACCCGGCTATGCAACAAATACAACACTGCAGAGGGATGCAAATTTGGGGAGAAATGCCACTTTGCCCATGGGGAAAGGGAACTTGGCAAGCCCATTATACCATCCCAGGATGGCCCTATTGCACCTCCAACTGGGGGAAGACTGGCAGGCCGCCTGGAACCTCCTCCACCTGCTGGCTTGCCAGCTGCGGCAAGCTTTGGTGCCTCGGCGACTGCCAAGATCAGTGTTGATGCTTCTCTTGCAGGTGCCATCATTGGGAAGGGCGGTGTGAATACCAAGCAGATTTGTCGAATCACAGGGGTCAGGCTGGCCATTCGAGATCACGAGTCGGACCCCAACTTGAGGAACATTGAACTGGAGGGTACCTTTGACCAAATAAAAAATGCTAGTGCTATGGTTAGAGAATTGATCGTCAACATTAGCTCTATGACCTCTCTGCCTGTGAAGAACCCAGCTGTGGTGGCACCTGCTGGCTCTGGTAACAACTTCAAGACCAAGTTGTGTGAAAACTTTGCTAAGGGTGCGTGCACTTTTGGTGATCGGTGCCACTTTGCTCACGGGGCAAGTGAGCTCCGCAAAGCTGCTGCATGA